Proteins encoded in a region of the Chryseobacterium piperi genome:
- a CDS encoding DoxX family protein, which produces MGKVVAGFFAAVLPGNIAQYQNRRDSFGLNTDNQRLARLFIQAPLIAWALKSTQD; this is translated from the coding sequence ATGGGGAAAGTAGTCGCTGGTTTTTTTGCAGCTGTCCTTCCCGGAAATATTGCCCAATACCAAAATAGAAGAGATTCTTTTGGTCTGAATACGGATAATCAAAGATTAGCAAGATTATTTATACAGGCTCCCTTAATTGCCTGGGCATTAAAATCAACACAGGATTAA
- a CDS encoding DoxX family membrane protein, with translation MKKENLDKIGNVFYVICRISIGLFFFITGYNKLFHPVFQGYMLNTITKLGFPNPQLMANFVAFNEAFWGLLLLLGLLTRLSSLSLIVIMLVALISKDLHAIPTELIPVDPKTGIYPMDQFTWLTYFFFLPQVLYIMLLGLFSLYGYKALGLDHFLRRKKDQYL, from the coding sequence ATGAAAAAAGAAAATTTAGACAAAATAGGTAATGTATTTTATGTAATCTGTAGAATAAGCATTGGCCTGTTCTTTTTCATAACCGGATATAATAAATTATTTCATCCGGTTTTTCAAGGTTATATGTTGAATACCATCACCAAACTTGGGTTCCCCAATCCTCAGTTGATGGCTAACTTTGTAGCTTTTAATGAAGCATTCTGGGGATTGCTTTTATTATTAGGGCTGTTGACCAGATTGAGTTCTTTATCATTAATTGTCATCATGCTCGTTGCATTGATTTCAAAAGATCTTCACGCTATTCCTACAGAGTTGATTCCTGTTGACCCTAAAACAGGTATCTATCCTATGGATCAGTTTACATGGTTAACCTATTTCTTTTTCTTACCTCAGGTATTATATATAATGCTGTTGGGTTTATTTTCGCTCTATGGATATAAAGCATTGGGTTTAGATCATTTCTTAAGAAGAAAAAAAGATCAATATTTATAA
- a CDS encoding CoA transferase subunit B — translation MLTKEQIAKRISKELKDRYYVNLGIGIPTLVANYVPDGIDVEFQSENGVLGMGPFPFEGEEDADIINAGKQTITILPGGSFFDSAFSFGMIRGQKVDLTILGAMEVSENGDIANWKIPGKMVKGMGGAMDLVASAENIIVAMMHVNKAGESKILKKCTLPLTGVNCVKRVVTELAVLDVTPAGFKLVERAPGVLVEHIIKSTEADLIIEGEIPEMQF, via the coding sequence ATGCTCACAAAAGAACAAATTGCCAAAAGAATTTCAAAAGAACTGAAGGATCGTTACTACGTCAACCTGGGAATAGGCATCCCTACTTTGGTTGCGAACTATGTTCCAGATGGTATTGATGTAGAATTCCAGAGTGAAAACGGAGTCCTCGGAATGGGACCTTTTCCTTTTGAAGGAGAAGAAGATGCTGATATTATCAATGCCGGAAAGCAAACCATTACTATACTACCTGGAGGATCATTCTTTGATTCTGCATTCAGCTTCGGAATGATCCGTGGCCAGAAAGTAGATTTAACAATTCTGGGAGCGATGGAAGTTTCGGAAAACGGAGACATTGCCAATTGGAAAATTCCCGGGAAGATGGTAAAAGGGATGGGGGGAGCGATGGATCTTGTAGCTTCTGCAGAAAATATTATTGTTGCGATGATGCACGTAAATAAAGCTGGAGAAAGTAAAATCTTAAAGAAATGTACCCTTCCGTTAACCGGAGTCAACTGTGTAAAAAGAGTGGTGACTGAGCTAGCTGTATTAGATGTAACTCCTGCTGGTTTTAAGCTTGTTGAAAGAGCGCCCGGAGTTTTGGTAGAACATATTATCAAATCTACAGAGGCAGACTTGATCATTGAAGGAGAAATTCCTGAAATGCAATTCTAA
- a CDS encoding DoxX family protein, whose protein sequence is METKDLSRIALGAFLITAGIGHLTFARKEFQAQVPDWVPQKKMIQLFIQELPKYF, encoded by the coding sequence ATGGAAACAAAAGACCTATCAAGAATAGCGCTTGGCGCCTTTCTTATTACAGCAGGAATCGGCCATCTTACCTTTGCCAGAAAAGAGTTTCAGGCTCAGGTTCCGGATTGGGTGCCCCAAAAAAAGATGATACAGTTGTTTATTCAGGAATTGCCGAAATACTTTTAG
- a CDS encoding DUF4197 domain-containing protein, whose translation MRKTVFLAAGLLFSVSAQAQFLDAIKSTIKNKTGVDLNNTTKAKSTTSVTPQTTSINKPATSSLNNLTSTQVSSGLKEALNSGVTEGVKKLGVTDGFYKNEMVKILMPEKLRAIDTQLRAIGLGSLADEGVKLLNRAAEDAVTEAAPIFTSAITSMTITDAKNILLGNNNAATTYLQDKTQNQLFTAFQPKVKASLGKVGADTVWKNLISKYNTFTGQSVTTDLNQYVTTETINGMFKMVADKENGIRNNPAMRTTSVLQKVFGAQDGK comes from the coding sequence ATGAGAAAAACAGTTTTTTTAGCCGCCGGATTATTATTTTCAGTTTCCGCTCAGGCACAATTTCTAGATGCGATTAAATCCACTATTAAGAACAAAACAGGTGTTGATCTGAATAACACTACAAAGGCTAAAAGCACAACTTCTGTGACTCCACAGACGACATCAATCAACAAGCCTGCTACTTCTTCCCTGAATAATTTAACCTCAACACAGGTTTCATCGGGATTAAAAGAAGCCCTAAATTCCGGGGTTACGGAAGGTGTGAAAAAATTAGGGGTTACGGATGGTTTTTATAAAAATGAAATGGTAAAAATCTTAATGCCTGAAAAATTAAGAGCCATTGACACCCAACTCCGTGCAATAGGTCTAGGAAGCCTTGCAGATGAGGGTGTAAAGTTATTGAACAGAGCCGCTGAAGATGCAGTAACCGAAGCCGCTCCTATCTTTACCAGTGCGATCACTTCAATGACGATCACAGATGCAAAAAATATTTTACTGGGAAATAATAATGCAGCTACTACCTACTTACAGGACAAAACCCAAAACCAGCTGTTTACAGCTTTTCAGCCAAAGGTAAAAGCTTCATTAGGAAAAGTAGGTGCTGATACGGTATGGAAAAACTTAATTTCGAAATACAACACATTTACAGGGCAGTCTGTGACCACAGACCTTAACCAATATGTAACTACAGAAACCATTAACGGAATGTTTAAAATGGTTGCAGACAAAGAAAATGGAATCCGTAATAATCCCGCTATGAGAACGACGAGTGTTTTGCAGAAAGTTTTCGGAGCACAGGATGGAAAATAA
- a CDS encoding CoA transferase subunit A, whose protein sequence is MIDKRVKNAKEAIEGIQDGMTLMLGGFGLCGIPENSINALVESDVKDLTCISNNAGVDDFGLGLLLHKRQIKKMISSYVGENAEFERQMLSGELEVELTPQGTLAEKCRAAQAGIPAFYTPAGYGTEIAEGKEVKDFDGKPHILEHAYKADYSIVKAWKGDYAGNLIFKGSARNFNHPMAGAGKITIAEVEELVEPGELDPNEIHIPSIMIQRIFQGEKFEKRIEQRTVRSKE, encoded by the coding sequence ATGATAGATAAAAGAGTAAAAAATGCAAAGGAGGCCATCGAAGGAATTCAGGATGGAATGACTTTAATGCTGGGCGGATTTGGTCTTTGCGGAATACCTGAAAACTCCATTAATGCTTTAGTGGAAAGCGATGTGAAAGATTTGACCTGTATTTCCAACAATGCAGGAGTTGATGATTTCGGATTGGGATTACTGCTTCATAAGAGACAAATAAAAAAAATGATTTCTTCTTATGTAGGAGAGAATGCTGAATTTGAAAGACAGATGCTTTCCGGAGAACTTGAAGTTGAGCTTACTCCACAAGGAACTCTGGCGGAAAAATGCAGAGCAGCTCAGGCTGGAATTCCAGCTTTCTATACACCTGCAGGATACGGAACAGAGATCGCCGAAGGTAAAGAGGTGAAAGATTTTGATGGGAAGCCCCATATTCTGGAACATGCTTATAAAGCTGATTATTCTATCGTAAAAGCCTGGAAAGGAGATTATGCAGGAAATTTAATATTTAAAGGATCTGCAAGAAACTTCAATCATCCAATGGCCGGTGCTGGAAAAATTACGATTGCTGAAGTAGAAGAGTTGGTGGAGCCTGGGGAATTAGATCCTAATGAGATTCATATTCCGAGTATTATGATTCAGCGAATCTTCCAGGGAGAGAAATTTGAAAAGAGAATTGAACAAAGAACCGTGAGAAGCAAAGAATAA
- a CDS encoding IS110 family RNA-guided transposase encodes MKNVIIGIDVSKLTLDISVLIDSTFQFFTIENTVKALKKFFKEFKEHQVMIAMENTGRYNYHLYEVLPLFEFKVYVINPLHIKRSIGLVRGKNDKIDSKRIALFLEKHHIDLRIWSPCSKTLQKIKLLNTERRLRVKIRAALLTQLADQSLLKGMQDKDLLKLNKDFIALLDKQISFIEDKILYLIENDEVLKDQYHRIQTIPGVGKVLAANMLIKTNGFTEIQSAREMSCYAGVAPFEYQSGTSLKYKSKVSPLADKELKKILHLAAMSAIRFKNDLAVYYLRKVSEGKNKMSVLNAVRNKIIHRIYSLIKNKTFYQNQLEMS; translated from the coding sequence ATGAAAAATGTAATTATTGGCATTGATGTGAGCAAGCTTACTCTCGATATTAGTGTACTTATTGATTCTACCTTTCAGTTTTTTACGATAGAAAACACGGTAAAAGCATTAAAAAAGTTTTTTAAAGAATTTAAAGAACACCAAGTGATGATAGCTATGGAGAATACTGGCCGTTATAATTATCACCTTTATGAAGTTTTACCCCTTTTTGAATTTAAGGTTTATGTTATTAATCCACTTCATATAAAGAGAAGTATAGGCCTGGTAAGAGGTAAGAATGACAAAATAGACAGTAAAAGAATCGCTTTATTCTTAGAAAAACACCATATTGATCTACGTATCTGGAGTCCTTGCAGTAAAACACTACAAAAAATCAAACTCTTAAATACTGAGAGAAGACTCCGTGTTAAAATAAGAGCAGCTTTACTCACCCAGTTAGCAGACCAGTCGCTTCTAAAAGGAATGCAGGATAAAGACCTTTTAAAACTCAATAAGGACTTCATTGCCTTATTAGACAAACAGATTTCATTCATTGAAGATAAAATCCTCTATCTTATTGAAAATGACGAAGTCTTGAAAGATCAATATCATCGAATTCAAACGATACCAGGTGTAGGCAAAGTTTTGGCTGCTAACATGCTTATTAAAACCAACGGCTTTACCGAGATACAATCTGCCAGAGAAATGTCCTGCTATGCTGGTGTAGCGCCATTTGAGTATCAATCTGGTACTTCATTGAAGTACAAATCAAAAGTATCCCCCCTGGCAGATAAGGAATTAAAAAAAATTCTTCATCTCGCTGCAATGAGCGCTATTCGGTTTAAAAATGATTTGGCTGTCTACTATCTAAGAAAAGTGTCAGAAGGTAAAAATAAAATGTCTGTTTTAAATGCGGTACGAAACAAAATTATACACCGAATTTATTCGTTAATTAAAAACAAAACTTTTTATCAAAATCAATTGGAAATGTCATAG
- a CDS encoding ABC transporter ATP-binding protein — MKILLRYLKPYQWLIALSLLLATINQVFSLFAPAITGNILDQLVTHPNFFDKAKLLPRNLNQYLYGDGIYHGVFYFLSLLIGTAMVSRIAKAFQDYAVSVITQKFGAKIFTDGLKHSMALPFQEFEDQRSGETLSILTKVREDTVKFITNFVNIFFGILVSIIFVSVYAIRLHWSIMPVYICGIFLIAFITNLLSKRIKSIQKNIVSETTALAGSTTESLRNIEIVKSLGLTNQEVIRLNNNTYKILGLELRKVKSIRSLSFIQGTMVNFLQQMITMTLLLLIFKNIVTPGQYLSLMFYGFFIFGPMQEIGNIIISYREAEASLNNFDRLMKKEVEEKPLHPKQIGAIEELEFKHVSFKHQSAQYKALNNISFNVKNGETIAFVGPSGSGKSTLVKLLVGLYRPQEGNIFYNGINGKEFDFDELRNQIGFVTQDTQLFAGTIKENLLFVNPKATESDLQVALQKSSCTALLERAEKGIETVIGEGGLKLSGGEKQRIAIARALLRKPHLLIFDEATSALDSITEEEITSTIKDISKEKEQITVLIAHRLSTIMHADQIYVLERGQIVETRSHDHLIAEKGLYYAMWRQQIGERKMLISEE, encoded by the coding sequence ATGAAAATACTTTTAAGATACCTCAAACCTTACCAATGGCTGATTGCTCTTTCACTGTTATTGGCAACCATTAATCAGGTTTTTTCTTTATTTGCTCCCGCTATTACAGGGAATATACTCGATCAGTTGGTCACTCACCCCAATTTTTTTGATAAGGCAAAGCTCTTACCCAGAAATCTGAACCAATATTTATATGGTGATGGCATATACCACGGAGTATTTTATTTTTTATCCCTGCTTATCGGAACCGCTATGGTCAGCCGAATTGCCAAAGCTTTTCAGGATTATGCAGTAAGTGTTATTACTCAAAAGTTCGGTGCTAAAATCTTTACCGACGGCTTAAAGCATTCTATGGCCCTTCCTTTTCAGGAATTTGAAGACCAGAGAAGTGGTGAAACATTGTCGATTCTAACTAAAGTAAGAGAAGATACTGTAAAGTTTATCACCAATTTTGTTAATATTTTCTTTGGAATTTTAGTCAGTATTATTTTCGTTTCCGTGTACGCGATTCGTTTACATTGGTCGATTATGCCCGTGTACATCTGTGGAATTTTTCTGATTGCATTTATTACGAATTTATTAAGTAAAAGAATCAAAAGCATTCAGAAAAATATTGTTTCGGAAACTACGGCTCTGGCTGGAAGTACTACAGAAAGCTTACGTAATATAGAAATTGTTAAAAGTTTAGGATTAACCAATCAGGAGGTTATTCGCCTAAATAATAACACATACAAAATCCTTGGACTTGAACTTAGAAAAGTAAAAAGCATTCGCTCTTTAAGTTTTATTCAGGGAACTATGGTCAATTTTCTCCAACAGATGATTACCATGACCCTACTCCTTTTAATTTTTAAAAACATCGTTACTCCCGGACAGTATTTATCTCTGATGTTTTATGGCTTTTTTATTTTCGGACCGATGCAGGAAATAGGAAATATCATTATTTCATACCGTGAAGCAGAGGCGTCTCTTAATAATTTTGACCGATTAATGAAAAAAGAGGTAGAAGAAAAGCCTCTTCACCCAAAACAAATTGGAGCCATAGAAGAACTGGAATTTAAGCATGTTTCTTTCAAACACCAGTCAGCCCAGTATAAAGCTTTAAACAACATCTCTTTTAATGTTAAAAATGGAGAAACTATTGCTTTTGTAGGACCCAGCGGTTCAGGAAAAAGTACATTGGTAAAGTTACTTGTTGGTCTTTACAGACCTCAGGAAGGAAATATTTTTTATAATGGTATTAACGGAAAGGAATTTGATTTTGATGAATTGAGAAATCAAATTGGTTTTGTAACTCAGGATACGCAGCTTTTTGCAGGAACCATCAAAGAAAATCTTCTTTTTGTAAATCCTAAGGCTACAGAATCGGATCTACAGGTCGCTTTACAGAAATCAAGTTGTACGGCCCTACTGGAAAGAGCCGAAAAAGGTATTGAAACTGTCATCGGTGAGGGTGGCCTAAAATTAAGCGGTGGAGAAAAACAAAGAATTGCCATTGCAAGAGCACTTTTAAGGAAGCCTCATTTATTAATTTTTGATGAGGCAACTTCAGCTTTAGATAGCATTACCGAAGAAGAAATAACCTCTACCATTAAAGATATCTCGAAAGAAAAAGAGCAAATTACAGTACTCATTGCCCATCGTTTAAGCACGATTATGCATGCAGATCAAATTTATGTACTTGAACGCGGACAAATAGTAGAAACCAGATCTCATGATCACTTGATTGCAGAAAAAGGACTATACTATGCCATGTGGCGACAACAGATTGGTGAACGAAAAATGCTTATATCGGAAGAATAA